One Oenanthe melanoleuca isolate GR-GAL-2019-014 chromosome 3, OMel1.0, whole genome shotgun sequence DNA segment encodes these proteins:
- the LAMP5 gene encoding lysosome-associated membrane glycoprotein 5, with product MAGGLLPGLLFVLHAAARLAAEQEVENLSGLSPNPEKDIFVVRENRTTCLMAEFAAKFIVPYDVWASNYVDLITEQADIPLPRGAEMKGKCGTNESELELSWLDQAYTLKLSFLKEGHNTSRGPEASWRLSRIQFTYDSSESTYFKDAVSPGKYTASSHRLSALVTPAGRSYECQAQQTISLVSTDHQKSVQLLLSEVRLQPFDIPADFVFSEEHKCPVDQREQLEETLPLILGLILGLVIVITLGIYHIHHKLTASQVQIPRDRSQYKHMG from the exons ATGGCCGGGGGGCTTCTCCCGGGGCTGCTTTTCGTCTTGC ACGCCGCGGCTCGGCTGGCCGCGGAGCAAGAAGTTGAAAACCTTTCCGGGCTCTCCCCTAACCCCGAGAAGGACATCTTCGTGGTGCGGGAAAATCGGACGACATGTCTCATGGCCGAATTCGCCGCCAAGTTCATCGTCCCCTACGACGTGTGGGCCAGCAATTATGTGGAT CTGATCACGGAGCAAGCCGATATCCCGCTGCCGCGGGGCGCCGAGATGAAGGGCAAGTGCGGCACGAACGAGTCGgagctggagctctcctggctggaCCAAGCGTACACCCTCAAACTCTCCTTCCTGAAG GAGGGGCACAACACGTCCCGGGGGCCGGAGGCATCCTGGAGGCTCAGCCGGATCCAGTTCACCTACGACAGCTCCGAGAGCACCTACTTCAAGGATGCCGTCAGCC CCGGCAAGTACACGGCCAGCTCGCACCGCCTCTCGGCCCTGGTGACCCCCGCCGGGCGCTCCTATGAGTGCCAGGCGCAGCAGACCATCTCCCTCGTCTCCACCGACCACCAGAAGTCcgtgcagctcctgctgtccgAAGTGCGGCTCCAGCCCTTTGACATCCCCGCTGATTTTGTCTTCAGTGAAG AACACAAGTGCCCGGTGGaccagagggagcagctggaagaaaCCCTGCCCCTGATCCTGGGGCTGATCCTGGGGCTGGTTATCGTGATCACGCTCGGCATTTACCACATCCACCACAAGCTGACGGCCAGCCAGGTGCAGATCCCTCGGGATAGATCTCAGTACAAACACATGGGATag